The Nostoc sp. 'Lobaria pulmonaria (5183) cyanobiont' DNA window TGCCTCTCTCATATTGATGCTTGCTAGCAAATTCACAGGCGTACCTTTAGGAACAGGAAGTTTCAATCTCGGATTTGGATCTCCTGGGGGAAGCTCTAATTTGGTATCTCGATCTGTCCTGCTGATAATTCCCTCACGCTTTTCAGGCCACAGCAGCTTTTCCATAGCATCCGTATAGGCTTCTACACGTCCTTTCACTGAAGGATCTTCGTTGTAAAGTCCTAGTATGTTGTTGTGAAGAAGTGGTGCTGTTGCCCAAATGCTCACTAGCGAAGGTGTACGGTAATATCCCAAACCGCCGTCAGGTATCTTAAATTCGATGGGTTTTTTCTGATCGAAGGGGTTATACAGCGTCAAAGTACCTGGTGAAGGTAGTTCTTTGTAAGTCTTCGACGAGAACTGATCCCAAATATGCCCTTTAGTGGCATTTGTCCCTAGCGATCGCGCCGCATTAGTACCAATTAGTGTAACTGGATAACGCTGGTCATCAGACAAGAAGTTGTGGTCGAGAAAATTACTACTGAGTACAGACTCTTCGTACCATTTTTGAGCCTGTTCGGGGTCAGCAGCGATCGCAGCCGATGGCTTTTTGCTGGAATGGCAACTAGCACAAGTGCTAGCAAAAACCAGCTTGCCACGTTTGAGAACTTCCTCATCTTTAGTCAAGAACTCTTCACCACCTGGTGCATCTTTCAGGTGCATCGGCTTGATGCTTTTCAGGAATGCTTCGGCATCAGCCATACGTGTTTCTGTCTGTCTCCAGCCTTCGCACTCCTTCCGCGCCTTTTCGATGTCAAAAGGTTTTTGGGGAATTCTGCCTAATAAAGGCTCATGGAGACTTGTCCAGTAATCGCCGCACATCCCAATATTGACGTAGACGCGTAATGAGGCAATTGGCACTCCTGTAGAGTCTGCACCATCCTTGAGAATATGATTGACATCCTTGGTTGAACCATCGTTCATCACCTCTGGATATTTGGGGCGATCGCCTAAATTAAAAATGGCATTGATCGCATTCGGATTGTTGATATGATCGGTGGCAATCCGAGAAGTATCAGAAGTCCCCGGTTTCTGAGAGTTAAGTACTTGCTTAATAAAACTATTGTCCGCGACACTAGTATCAAAGAATTTGTTTTCCTTGATGTACTGATTACCCAATGCTGCTACCAGGTTTTCCCATTTTGGATGTTCCTTGTCTTTGGGTGGGTTGAGCGGATCTAATGCTACGTGACAGATAGCACAGGACTGCCCAATCACGTAAGGAGGCTCAACTTGTGAGTTTTTGGCATATTCAACGGAGTTCCATTTTGCCCGGTCGAAGTTGGGGTTGGGGAACTTACGCAACCCAATAACGCCAGTTGAGAGCGGATCTTTACATTTATCTAGCAGCAATCCGTATTCATCTGGTGCTGTCGCTTTTTCACATCCAGGATCGTTAATTGCGCCATAACGTTGAAATCGCTCGTCATGCACACGCGAGTCAATCAGCTTTAGCAGATCAGCACCGCCACGTGTTCGCTTCGCTAAATCACGATAGTACTTAGCGTTACCGCCAGTCCATAAGTACCAAGTGCAACGACCCCGTTTCTCGGCATCTGTCAACTTCTCCTTGGTGTAGTCTGGGAGATAACCGATACCCTCACAGTTATTAGGGTATTCAGATACATCAGTATTTGAATAGTCAGTAATTATGGGCGCAGGTGTCTCACTATACTTATTGGCTAGAGCTGTAGGCGTTCCATAAAAGCCGCAGACTATAAACATAGTCACGAACAGGAGGAGCAGACAGCCCTTAAAAATTAGACTTGTCTTTTTCATAAAACTCTCTGGTTGTAACACCTAAACCTTTTCCACTGCACCTCACGTTTGCAGAGGTACACTAATGCTCCATCATTGATTTCCCATTTTCCGGATTTAGCCTTGGGATATTTTGATGATTTAAAATGTACCCTACTGACGTTGGTTATATATGAACTTACTACACAAGTTTGCAAAACGTCATCAATAAACCTTTATACATTTTTAAACCAAAAAGTTAAAAAATTGTAAACTAACAACGGTGTTCAATAACCAGTTTGTTATGGTTATATCGATTTACTGCATAGTTGGTTAAGTTTGTAACAAATTGTTAGAAGCTACTTTTAAGCTTGCCTTAACCTTTTAAGAGAAATAAAATGCGAAAGTTTTCACTTTTTTAAGAATTTGTTGGTTGATGGTGTAGGTTTACAAACTGCAAAAGTCTTTATATAACTGTAAAAACCAACATCCTGAAAGTTGGTAGGTAAACCTAAGTAACAAAAACTTAATATTTAGCGTAGGCATCGCATCCGAAAACCTGCACTGTTGATTTGTAGAACTAAATAACTTACCCTCGCAGAGACACTAGAAATAACAGTTCTCTGGCGATGCTATTAGTGCTACGAACAATTCTGATACCTAATTTTATTGCCGAAACAACACGAAAGACAGAGGAACACATGGAAAACGATATTATCTTTGAGCCATTGAGATTCCGTAATCTCACAGTAAAAAATCGAATATTCCGCTCAAGCATTTCTGGAAGATGGGATAACTATGATGGTTCAGGCACTCAAGCCCGAATTAACTGGGAAGAAAAGTTTGCTCGTGGTGGTGTAGGAGCTATTATTACTTCCTTTGTGCCAGTCGCCATCCGGGGACGAATTATGCCCAATTACGCCACCATTGACTGCGACGATCGCATTCCTTTTTGGCGAAAAGTAGGTGAAAAAGTCCACGAATATGACTGTAAATTGATTTTGCAGTTAAGTCATTCTGGGCGACAGCAAGATATTGGTGGTGTAGAAAACTCAGGAAAAAAAGCGTTAAGTTCCACCAGCCAAACTGAGCCATTCCACGGGTTTCTGTGTCAAGCGATGACATTAGCAGAGATTAAAGAAACAATCCAATACTTTGCCGATGGTGCTAGACGTGCTCGTGAAGCAGGTTTAGATGGAGTGGAATTGCACAGTGCTAATGGATATCTTTTTAACCAATTTCTCAGTTCTGGAATTAACGACCGTCAAGATGAATACGGTGGTTCATTAGAGAATCGAGCGCGGTTTTTGCTAGATGTCATTAGAGCAATCCGCAAAGAAGTAGGCAATGACTTTCATCTGCAATTCAAAATTAGTGCCGTTGACTATAACAACGCCGTCACCTTTTGGGAAAAACCAGGTAATACCATAGAAGATTCCATCCAAGTTTGTCAATGGGCAGAAGAAGCCGGAGCTGATGCCGTACATGTATCAACTGGTAGCTTGTTTCCTCACCCACTCAATCCCATTGGTGATTTTAATTTTGATATCATTACTAAAACTTATGACGCTATGTTGTCGAGTGGCATAGAGACTACACGCAACTACATTTTATTCCGCAAAGCATTTTTGCATCCAATTTTCAATCTTTTATGGAACCGCGTCAAAAAGCAATTGCCTCCTCAGGTATTTAGTGGTGATTATGTAAAAGACCCCAAAATCAAGCAGTTACTGATAGAGAACCAAGGCAGAAACTTACTAGATTCGAGAGAAATTAAAAAGCACGTTAATATTCCCGTATTATGTACAGGTGGTTTGCAGCAGGCTTCTTATATTCGTCAGGCAATTAACGAGCATTATTGTGATGGCGTTACAATGGCTCGTACATTAATTGCTAACAACGATCTAGTTAAATCTTTTAAAGCAGGTAAAGATTTGGCAGATAAACCCTGTACCTATTGTAATAAATGCCTACTGAATGTAATTGAAAATCCTTTAGGTTGTTACGAGCAGGATCGCTTCAATAGTTATGAAGAGATGATGGAAGAAGTAATGTCAGTCTTTCATGAACCTCAGTTTGCAAATTTATCTAGATAAAAAAGCGATGCGTATCACATCGACAATTTCGCTTACAAATAATCTCGACGATATAGGGAGTGTTTCATGACTGAACAAACAAACCCTACCCTACTTCCAACCTCAATCAAGGGAGTCTTCCAGCGAATTTGGGTTGTGATTGTAGGTATTGGAGCAGTAGCAGTATTTTTCCTTTGGCCTGTTTTGTCTAACTCCCCAGTGGATTATGCTGATATTGAAAACCACTTTAAATATGGTTCAATCGGCAGCGAACCGGTCAATGGCATTCCTTACTGGATTTGGAAAGTTTTACCAGAATTATTCCCAGATAAATTACCTGGAAAAGGTTATACTTCTCTGGGATTTATCAAAGAATCTGACAAAGATTTGCCTATAGGTTTTTCGCAACGGCAAGTCTTTATCGATAGAGTTGGGTTGAATTGTGCTGTATGTCATACAGGAACGCTGCGAAATACGCCTAATAGCGAACATCAAGTCATCACGACAATGCCTGCAAATGTGGTTAATTTGCAGGGATATATCAAATTCTTATCAGCAGTTGGTGTAGATGAGCGCTTTACTGCTAACCGGATGTTGCCAGAAATTGAAAAAATCAGTGGTGGTCTTAATCCCATTGAAAAATTACTTTATCGCTTCATAGCAATTCCCCAAACTAGAGATGCACTAATTAATCAGGCATCTCGACTTGATTTCGTTGCACAACAACCAGATTGGGGCCCAGGAAGAGTAGATACTTTTAATCCTTATAAAGCAATTCAATTCCATTTTCCAATGGATAAATTGCGTGAGGATGAACTGATTGGTACTTCTGATTTTCCCTCAATTTGGAATCAAAAACCCCGTGAAGGATTGCAATTACATTGGGATGGTAATAACACTTCCGTTAATGAACGAAATAAGAGTGCAGCTTTAGGTGCTGGAGTTACACCTACAACAATTGATTTGCCTCGAATTCAGAGAGTTGCCGATTGGCTTTGGGAACTACCACCACCAAAATATCCCTACGAAGTTAACGAAGCGATCGCAGCGAAGGGAGAACAGCTTTTTGAGAGTAATTGCGCTAGTTGTCATGCTTTTGGTGGTGCGTATACAGGCAAAGTTGTACCAATTCAAGAAATTGGTACAGACCCCCATCGTCTCGATTCATATACCTACGAAACGATGTCTAACCAAAATACCTTGTATGCAGGTTATCCGTGGCGGTTTAAGAATTTCCGCAAAACTAATGGATATGCAAATATGCCCCTTGATGGTGTTTGGTTACGCGGCCCTTATTTGCACAATGGTTCAGTCCCCACCCTACGGGATTTACTAGAAAAACCAGAGAACAGACCAAAAGAATTCTATCGTGGCTACGATGTGATTGACAGAGCAAAAGTTGGTTTTGTATCTGATGTCGGTGTAGAAAACGGTAAGCAATACTTTAAGTTCGATACCACAAAATCTGGAAATAGTAATAGTGGTCACTTGTATGGTGTCGATCTTCCCACAGAAGATAAAGATGCACTAGTTGAGTACATGAAAAAGCTTTAAAAGGAAAAAAAAATGAATAATTACGCTAAATGGTTTAGTCGCGTTACTTGGCTCGGCATTATCGTTAATATGTTTTTTGTCATTCCCTCTTGTTTCTTTCCAGAACTAATGCTGACGTTTCTTCAGATGCATATACCAGTGCCAATTATCTGGGTTCGCGCTGCGGG harbors:
- a CDS encoding c-type cytochrome; the protein is MTEQTNPTLLPTSIKGVFQRIWVVIVGIGAVAVFFLWPVLSNSPVDYADIENHFKYGSIGSEPVNGIPYWIWKVLPELFPDKLPGKGYTSLGFIKESDKDLPIGFSQRQVFIDRVGLNCAVCHTGTLRNTPNSEHQVITTMPANVVNLQGYIKFLSAVGVDERFTANRMLPEIEKISGGLNPIEKLLYRFIAIPQTRDALINQASRLDFVAQQPDWGPGRVDTFNPYKAIQFHFPMDKLREDELIGTSDFPSIWNQKPREGLQLHWDGNNTSVNERNKSAALGAGVTPTTIDLPRIQRVADWLWELPPPKYPYEVNEAIAAKGEQLFESNCASCHAFGGAYTGKVVPIQEIGTDPHRLDSYTYETMSNQNTLYAGYPWRFKNFRKTNGYANMPLDGVWLRGPYLHNGSVPTLRDLLEKPENRPKEFYRGYDVIDRAKVGFVSDVGVENGKQYFKFDTTKSGNSNSGHLYGVDLPTEDKDALVEYMKKL
- a CDS encoding NADH:flavin oxidoreductase: MLRTILIPNFIAETTRKTEEHMENDIIFEPLRFRNLTVKNRIFRSSISGRWDNYDGSGTQARINWEEKFARGGVGAIITSFVPVAIRGRIMPNYATIDCDDRIPFWRKVGEKVHEYDCKLILQLSHSGRQQDIGGVENSGKKALSSTSQTEPFHGFLCQAMTLAEIKETIQYFADGARRAREAGLDGVELHSANGYLFNQFLSSGINDRQDEYGGSLENRARFLLDVIRAIRKEVGNDFHLQFKISAVDYNNAVTFWEKPGNTIEDSIQVCQWAEEAGADAVHVSTGSLFPHPLNPIGDFNFDIITKTYDAMLSSGIETTRNYILFRKAFLHPIFNLLWNRVKKQLPPQVFSGDYVKDPKIKQLLIENQGRNLLDSREIKKHVNIPVLCTGGLQQASYIRQAINEHYCDGVTMARTLIANNDLVKSFKAGKDLADKPCTYCNKCLLNVIENPLGCYEQDRFNSYEEMMEEVMSVFHEPQFANLSR